Proteins from a single region of Nocardiopsis dassonvillei subsp. dassonvillei DSM 43111:
- a CDS encoding SMI1/KNR4 family protein: protein MTGHTTPLAFSTERRRVGAREWTRTPRLSVLIEPGEPVAPARIGWRDCEGGEAVAVFDPRMDAFTGTRVTLDGVQYEWRGTRLDEPPERPGHRFRIQGGGRELRLLVEDGGPPLARVDWADREGGGGTVLLRAVELDPTQSLGAEGLTRMVCSVRAGDEYTEVGDVALNLLDFAATKWRSRRRADRLDFTMSEPVTVRHYVLDSAGDSPDRDPADWSLLGSSDGREWTLLDARSGESFPARRLARDFTVTGPGADTPWRYLRLEVTRNAGADQTQLNRVRFFAEDRAYEAFHGLRHTARSGPETFMGLAVSPEGGDAPALPVTVEEWRTYLTEYSADMLRVAEAEGEEVGGEERTSSWFGNEGAPEERIAAVEERLGRRLPPSYRSFLAASDGWGRMGAFVYGMSSTAELEWDSLANMIGLDEEDLEDEDEGLVGPLMCVAYDTDAQFWFLDAGDASPDGEWAAYIWASWYPGLGDRHRSFASLVHAERVSFEELNAGKGRPVRVR, encoded by the coding sequence ATGACCGGACACACGACCCCTCTGGCCTTCTCCACCGAGCGCCGACGCGTCGGCGCTCGGGAGTGGACGCGAACCCCCCGGCTCAGCGTCCTCATCGAACCGGGGGAGCCGGTCGCACCGGCCCGGATCGGCTGGCGCGACTGCGAGGGCGGCGAGGCCGTGGCCGTGTTCGACCCCCGTATGGACGCGTTCACCGGTACACGCGTCACCCTCGACGGGGTCCAGTACGAGTGGCGGGGGACCCGTCTGGACGAACCCCCCGAACGTCCCGGCCACCGGTTCCGGATCCAGGGCGGCGGCCGGGAGCTACGCCTGCTCGTCGAGGACGGAGGACCCCCGCTCGCGCGGGTCGACTGGGCCGACCGCGAGGGCGGAGGAGGCACGGTGCTGCTGCGCGCCGTCGAACTGGACCCGACCCAGAGCCTCGGCGCGGAGGGCCTCACACGCATGGTGTGCTCGGTGCGGGCGGGAGACGAGTACACCGAGGTGGGCGATGTGGCCCTCAACCTGCTCGACTTCGCCGCCACGAAGTGGCGGTCACGGCGTCGCGCCGACCGGCTGGACTTCACCATGTCCGAACCCGTCACCGTCCGGCACTACGTGCTGGACTCCGCTGGCGACTCCCCCGACCGCGACCCCGCGGACTGGTCCCTGCTGGGGTCTTCGGACGGGCGGGAGTGGACCCTCCTCGACGCCCGGTCCGGTGAGTCCTTCCCCGCCCGCCGTCTGGCGCGCGACTTCACCGTCACCGGCCCCGGCGCGGACACGCCCTGGCGGTACCTGCGGCTGGAGGTCACCCGCAACGCGGGTGCGGACCAGACCCAGCTCAACCGGGTGCGTTTCTTCGCCGAGGACCGCGCCTACGAGGCCTTCCACGGGCTGCGCCACACGGCGCGGAGCGGTCCGGAAACGTTCATGGGCCTGGCGGTCTCCCCGGAGGGCGGGGACGCGCCCGCGCTGCCGGTGACCGTCGAGGAGTGGCGGACCTACCTCACCGAGTACAGCGCCGACATGCTGCGCGTCGCCGAGGCCGAAGGGGAGGAGGTGGGTGGGGAGGAGCGGACCTCGTCCTGGTTCGGCAACGAGGGCGCCCCGGAGGAGCGGATCGCGGCTGTGGAGGAGCGCCTGGGCCGTCGGCTGCCGCCGAGCTACCGCTCCTTCCTCGCCGCGTCCGACGGCTGGGGGAGGATGGGGGCGTTCGTCTACGGGATGAGCTCCACCGCCGAACTGGAGTGGGACAGCCTTGCGAACATGATCGGTCTGGACGAGGAGGACCTGGAGGACGAGGACGAGGGGCTGGTCGGCCCGCTGATGTGTGTGGCCTACGACACCGACGCCCAGTTCTGGTTCCTGGACGCGGGCGATGCCTCCCCGGACGGGGAGTGGGCGGCCTACATCTGGGCGAGCTGGTACCCCGGTCTGGGCGACCGGCACCGCTCCTTCGCCTCGCTCGTCCACGCCGAGCGCGTCTCCTTCGAGGAGCTCAACGCTGGCAAGGGGCGCCCCGTTCGGGTCCGGTGA
- a CDS encoding NUDIX domain-containing protein, producing MPEIIKQKARAILFDRQGRLVLIKRTRPGRAPYWTTAGGGVEPEDDSVEAALHREVFEELGGRVDRVREVVVLTDERPEGTLVQHVFVARLTEMDPSSRTGPEFSDPTRGTYETVVLPSTDTALRSISLLPDSLARFLEGNLRDLRDLVADPRTETPRG from the coding sequence ATGCCCGAGATCATCAAGCAGAAGGCCCGAGCGATCCTGTTCGACCGGCAGGGGCGGCTGGTGCTCATCAAGCGGACCCGCCCGGGCCGCGCCCCCTACTGGACCACGGCCGGGGGCGGTGTCGAGCCGGAGGACGATAGCGTGGAGGCGGCCCTGCATCGCGAGGTCTTCGAGGAGCTCGGCGGACGCGTCGACCGGGTGCGCGAGGTCGTGGTCCTCACCGACGAACGCCCCGAGGGGACCCTCGTCCAGCACGTGTTCGTCGCCCGGTTGACGGAGATGGACCCCTCCAGCCGTACCGGGCCGGAGTTCTCCGACCCGACGCGGGGAACCTACGAGACCGTCGTCCTCCCCAGTACGGATACAGCCCTTCGGAGCATCAGCCTGCTCCCGGACTCGCTGGCACGGTTCCTGGAGGGCAACCTGCGCGACCTGCGCGACCTGGTGGCCGATCCCCGCACGGAGACGCCCCGCGGGTGA
- a CDS encoding ABC transporter ATP-binding protein, with amino-acid sequence MTALEANGITWSVDRTRILDGVSIRARSNGVLAVLGPNGAGKTSLLRILAGLRRPDAGTVLLGGEPVRSLPRRAVARRVAIVEQSPEVHTDITVDDAVALGRTPYRGTFAGLDGEDRAAIEQALALTGMRAYRSRSWRTLSGGERQRAQLARALAQQPEVIVLDEPTNHLDIRYQLDVLTLLRSLDMTVVTALHDLNLAARYCDRVAVLHAGRIAATGTPAAVLTPELVRSVYGVEAVVDTSPHTGAPVVTYLGGVSGRSTPVPDPGPHRRRQTE; translated from the coding sequence ATGACGGCACTGGAGGCGAACGGCATCACGTGGTCGGTCGACAGGACACGCATCCTCGACGGGGTCTCGATCCGGGCGCGCTCCAACGGGGTGCTCGCCGTGCTCGGGCCCAACGGGGCGGGCAAGACCTCACTGCTGCGCATCCTGGCGGGGCTCCGGCGTCCAGACGCCGGAACGGTGCTCCTGGGCGGGGAACCGGTCCGCTCCCTGCCCCGGCGCGCGGTCGCCCGGCGGGTGGCCATCGTGGAACAGTCACCCGAGGTGCACACCGACATCACCGTCGACGACGCCGTGGCGCTCGGCAGGACGCCCTACCGCGGCACCTTCGCCGGGCTGGACGGCGAGGACCGTGCCGCGATCGAACAGGCGCTCGCCCTCACCGGGATGCGCGCCTACCGGTCGCGGTCGTGGCGGACGCTCTCCGGCGGTGAGCGACAGCGCGCCCAGCTGGCCCGCGCGCTCGCGCAGCAACCGGAGGTGATCGTGCTGGACGAGCCGACCAACCACCTCGACATCCGCTACCAGCTCGACGTCCTCACCCTGCTGCGATCGCTCGACATGACGGTGGTGACCGCCCTGCACGACCTCAACCTGGCCGCACGCTACTGCGACCGGGTCGCTGTCCTGCACGCCGGGCGGATCGCGGCGACGGGCACGCCCGCCGCCGTGCTGACACCCGAGCTCGTCCGTTCCGTCTACGGGGTCGAAGCCGTCGTCGACACCTCCCCGCACACGGGAGCGCCGGTCGTGACCTACCTGGGCGGCGTGTCCGGACGCTCGACACCGGTGCCCGATCCCGGGCCGCACCGCCGGCGGCAGACGGAGTGA
- a CDS encoding FecCD family ABC transporter permease, translating into MTRLTDPSRTGPPDADALPDADPLAARAAAGGAEVPPERTPGRLRSSLVVAAFVLALCVTIVVAAFVGTANIGALDVLGIILRNIGLGALAPVPAAPPLIDALIWESRLPRVLLAAVVGLGLSVSGAVLQSITRNPLAEPYLLGVSSGASTGAVAIMVLGLGSGAVTLSTGAFAGALAAFAIVLVLIGGGRVSNPARVVLTGVLVSQFFSAITSLVLMLDGDADATRGFTYWLLGSLGGARWEPLLVASAVIVLGAVGCLFFAPALDAFTFGWDTASSLGINVTLARVTLMVLTALVTAAAVAASGAIGFIGLLVPHVVRLLAGPAHRLLLPLSGLGGAIFLVWVDTFARSAFSPHEIPVGVITALLGAPVFAVVLGRAARQ; encoded by the coding sequence ATGACCAGACTCACCGACCCTTCGCGGACCGGTCCGCCCGACGCGGACGCTCTCCCCGACGCCGACCCGCTGGCGGCGCGGGCGGCGGCGGGCGGCGCCGAGGTCCCTCCCGAACGCACACCGGGCAGGCTGCGCTCGTCCCTCGTCGTCGCCGCCTTCGTCCTCGCGCTGTGCGTGACGATCGTCGTCGCGGCCTTCGTCGGCACGGCGAACATCGGGGCGCTCGACGTGCTCGGGATCATCCTGCGCAACATCGGGCTGGGCGCCCTCGCCCCCGTCCCGGCGGCGCCGCCGCTCATCGACGCCCTCATCTGGGAGTCGCGTCTGCCGCGCGTGCTCCTGGCCGCCGTGGTCGGTCTCGGGCTCTCGGTCTCGGGCGCGGTGCTGCAGTCGATCACCCGCAACCCGCTCGCCGAACCGTACCTGCTCGGGGTCTCCTCGGGGGCGTCCACCGGGGCGGTCGCGATCATGGTGCTCGGGCTCGGCTCGGGCGCGGTGACCCTCTCCACGGGCGCCTTCGCCGGGGCGCTGGCCGCCTTCGCGATCGTGCTGGTCCTCATCGGGGGCGGACGCGTCTCCAACCCCGCCCGCGTGGTGCTCACCGGTGTGCTGGTGTCGCAGTTCTTCTCCGCGATCACCTCGCTCGTGCTGATGCTCGACGGTGACGCGGACGCCACCCGGGGCTTCACGTACTGGCTGCTCGGCTCGCTCGGAGGCGCACGCTGGGAGCCGCTGCTCGTGGCGTCTGCCGTCATCGTGCTCGGCGCCGTCGGCTGCCTGTTCTTCGCCCCGGCCCTGGACGCGTTCACCTTCGGCTGGGACACCGCCTCCTCGCTCGGGATCAACGTGACCCTGGCACGGGTGACGCTCATGGTCCTCACCGCGCTCGTCACGGCGGCGGCCGTCGCGGCCTCCGGGGCGATCGGGTTCATCGGGCTGCTCGTACCGCACGTCGTGCGTCTGCTGGCGGGGCCCGCGCACCGCCTGCTGCTCCCCCTCAGCGGGCTCGGGGGCGCGATTTTCCTGGTGTGGGTCGACACCTTCGCCCGCTCGGCGTTCTCGCCGCACGAGATCCCGGTGGGAGTGATCACGGCGCTGCTCGGCGCACCGGTGTTCGCGGTCGTCCTGGGAAGGGCGGCCCGGCAATGA
- a CDS encoding class I SAM-dependent methyltransferase encodes MTTTTTNTLEGNALERLIGDWDAQQAAYITHREQRFEIMLDVIARTCASSDAFGADGTGMTVLDLACGPGSLSQRVLDRFPGARVIGVDYDPVLLAIAGSWLGQRHGSRFTPVDVDLAAPGWRARLPEGPVHVAVSSTALHWLEPAQLVAVYDALGALLPADGVFMNADHLRYDPRSQPFLTGAAAADDERTQRDAHSRGVRTWDEWWSDAVAHDAFGQHHAERERRFADRPPTPHAPLELHLQALSTAGFAETGVIWRYYDDVVVFALR; translated from the coding sequence ATGACGACCACGACCACGAACACCCTCGAAGGGAACGCCCTCGAACGGCTCATCGGTGACTGGGACGCCCAGCAGGCGGCCTACATCACCCACCGCGAGCAGAGGTTCGAGATCATGCTCGACGTCATCGCGCGGACCTGCGCCTCCTCGGACGCGTTCGGGGCCGACGGGACCGGCATGACCGTTCTCGACCTGGCGTGCGGCCCCGGCAGCCTCTCCCAGCGCGTCCTCGACCGGTTCCCGGGCGCCCGGGTGATCGGGGTCGACTACGACCCGGTGCTGCTCGCGATCGCGGGCTCATGGCTCGGTCAGCGCCACGGTTCACGCTTCACGCCGGTCGACGTCGACCTCGCCGCACCCGGCTGGAGGGCCCGACTGCCCGAGGGGCCGGTGCACGTGGCCGTCTCCTCGACCGCGCTCCACTGGCTGGAGCCGGCCCAGCTCGTCGCCGTCTACGACGCCCTGGGCGCCCTGCTCCCCGCCGACGGCGTCTTCATGAACGCCGACCACCTGCGCTACGACCCGCGCTCGCAGCCGTTCCTCACCGGGGCGGCGGCCGCCGACGACGAACGCACCCAGCGTGACGCGCACTCGCGGGGTGTGCGGACCTGGGACGAGTGGTGGTCGGACGCCGTCGCGCACGACGCGTTCGGACAGCACCACGCCGAGCGCGAGCGCCGCTTCGCCGACCGCCCGCCCACACCGCACGCACCGCTCGAACTGCACCTGCAGGCGCTCAGTACCGCCGGATTCGCCGAAACCGGGGTCATCTGGCGGTACTACGACGATGTCGTGGTGTTCGCGCTGAGATGA
- a CDS encoding ABC transporter substrate-binding protein, whose translation MNLKIIIRTVGVVSALTLTGCAAAPASETDSAAAAGEGTTSYPLSIQNCDTEVTVEQAPERAVSLNQSATEIMVQLGLADRMAGTSYETDPVPSDIADAYESIPLLTDGLLKHETLLEAQPDFVYSSFASFLTAENAGERAELHELGVPTYLSEFDCTYHEAVEGGATFEMLFDEIETIARIFDVPDAGEELVAEQRAVVEEGLQAAEQIEGTPSLVWFYSTASSSSTPSVAGPGGLPQTVTEMLGAENAFGDASTKWPEVSWDEVAERDPDVLVLADLSRGYPGDTAEEKIEFLKNDPLTSTMDAVVNDRFIVVPGQHMDPSVHSVQAVPTIAQGLIDMEIE comes from the coding sequence ATGAATCTGAAAATCATTATCAGAACCGTGGGGGTCGTGTCGGCTCTCACCCTGACCGGGTGCGCGGCGGCACCCGCCTCCGAGACCGACTCCGCGGCGGCCGCGGGCGAGGGCACGACCTCCTACCCCCTCAGCATCCAGAATTGCGACACCGAGGTGACCGTCGAGCAGGCCCCCGAGCGCGCGGTCTCGCTGAACCAGTCGGCCACCGAGATCATGGTCCAGCTCGGCCTCGCCGACCGCATGGCGGGCACCTCGTACGAGACCGACCCCGTTCCCAGCGACATCGCCGACGCCTACGAGAGCATCCCCCTGCTCACGGACGGCCTGCTCAAGCACGAGACCCTCCTCGAAGCGCAGCCCGACTTCGTCTACTCGTCCTTCGCCTCGTTCCTCACCGCCGAGAACGCCGGTGAGCGCGCCGAACTGCACGAGCTCGGCGTCCCGACCTACCTGAGCGAGTTCGACTGCACCTACCACGAGGCCGTCGAGGGCGGCGCGACCTTCGAGATGCTCTTCGACGAGATCGAGACGATCGCCCGGATCTTCGACGTGCCCGACGCGGGCGAAGAGCTCGTCGCCGAGCAGCGGGCCGTGGTCGAGGAGGGACTCCAGGCCGCCGAACAGATCGAGGGCACGCCCAGCCTGGTCTGGTTCTACTCCACCGCGTCGTCCTCCTCCACTCCGTCGGTCGCCGGACCCGGCGGGCTCCCGCAGACCGTGACCGAGATGCTCGGCGCCGAGAACGCCTTCGGCGACGCCTCCACCAAATGGCCGGAGGTCAGCTGGGACGAGGTCGCCGAGCGCGACCCCGACGTGCTCGTGCTCGCCGACCTGAGCCGCGGATACCCCGGCGACACGGCCGAGGAGAAGATCGAGTTCCTCAAGAACGACCCCCTGACCTCGACCATGGACGCCGTCGTCAACGACCGCTTCATCGTCGTCCCCGGGCAGCACATGGACCCGTCGGTCCACAGCGTGCAGGCCGTCCCGACCATCGCGCAGGGCCTCATCGACATGGAGATCGAGTGA
- a CDS encoding class I SAM-dependent methyltransferase, giving the protein MTHDAQDPTSPSAEFWEPLHRSAETVTAPPPNVRLTELVRDLELAPGRACDLGSGRGGDARWLASLGWHVTATEVSATAVARIADMAAAQGLDRLRAERHDLSRSLPAGPFDLVYACYFHSPVAFGREDVLRRAARQVAVGGRLILVDHASTAPWSWRFGDEEPTFPTPEETLVTLMLGDGWTTERCESAERVANGPDGTTAGVTDNVIVVRRHSA; this is encoded by the coding sequence ATGACACATGACGCTCAGGACCCCACCTCACCCAGCGCCGAGTTCTGGGAACCGCTGCACCGGTCGGCCGAGACCGTCACGGCGCCCCCGCCCAACGTCCGGCTCACCGAGCTGGTGCGCGACCTCGAACTGGCGCCGGGCCGCGCCTGCGATCTCGGCTCCGGCCGAGGCGGAGACGCCCGGTGGCTGGCCTCCCTGGGCTGGCACGTCACCGCGACCGAGGTCTCGGCCACGGCGGTCGCGCGCATCGCCGACATGGCCGCCGCGCAGGGCCTGGACCGCCTGCGCGCCGAGCGGCACGACCTGTCCCGTTCGCTGCCCGCCGGACCGTTCGACCTGGTCTACGCCTGCTACTTCCACAGCCCGGTGGCGTTCGGCCGGGAGGACGTCCTGCGCCGCGCCGCGCGGCAGGTGGCGGTCGGCGGACGCCTGATACTCGTCGACCACGCGTCCACCGCGCCCTGGTCCTGGCGCTTCGGGGACGAGGAGCCCACGTTCCCCACGCCGGAGGAGACCCTTGTCACACTGATGCTCGGGGACGGCTGGACCACCGAACGCTGCGAGAGCGCCGAACGGGTGGCCAACGGCCCCGACGGCACGACGGCCGGTGTCACGGACAACGTGATCGTGGTCCGCCGCCACTCCGCCTGA
- a CDS encoding S9 family peptidase codes for MTAPSKLITVEEFFGPPVRSRALLSPDGTRVAYLAPWRGRLNVFVRDPDSDWTAPDQVHEADAPGVRRVTSDTRRNIDAFFWTADGRYLLFQQDTDGDENWHLHRVDPNRPDEPAVDLTPFEGVRLLGAQLPPDRPGTAFVQLNMRRPDLADLFELDLETGRLTTAAENPGDVLSWLRTPDRLLAFTMEEGGDHVLSEHTEGARRAIARFPGTDALFGILPAVLTPDGNGLWIGSSRGSDRTRLVRLDLETGEQAGVDSHPVFDLDTPRPEADPRFPSSLILHPGTGDLLGARYLGTRQEIHALDPRFAEVLPRLAELSDGDLAHVSCDTAARRWVVDFTHDRDPGVTWFYDHATGRARRLFRPFPHLDPAELAPVTPVTVSARDGLTLPCHLTLPVGVEPRDLPTVLLVHGGPWYRDSWCYDPEVQLLANRGYAVLQVDFRGSTGYGKAHTQAAIGQFAGRMHDDLIDALDWAVEQGYTDPDRVAVYGCSYGGYAALVGAAFTPDRFAAAVSYTGMSDLVDLVESVVPFARRTVENSYLRYIGDPDDPRQRADMLARSPISRVDDITAPVLLIHGANDVRVHRRNSDRVFDALRSRGAEVEYLLNETEGHWFTNPDSNIELYGRLERFLARHLGGRSATGS; via the coding sequence ATGACCGCTCCGTCGAAGCTGATCACCGTCGAGGAGTTCTTCGGCCCGCCCGTCCGCAGCCGGGCCCTTCTGTCACCCGACGGCACGAGGGTCGCCTACCTCGCTCCCTGGCGCGGTCGGCTCAACGTGTTCGTCCGCGACCCGGACTCGGACTGGACCGCCCCCGACCAGGTACACGAGGCCGACGCCCCGGGCGTCCGGCGCGTCACCTCCGACACCCGGCGCAACATCGACGCCTTCTTCTGGACCGCCGACGGCCGCTACCTGCTGTTCCAGCAGGACACCGACGGCGACGAGAACTGGCACCTGCACCGCGTGGACCCGAACCGGCCCGACGAGCCCGCGGTCGACCTGACCCCCTTCGAGGGCGTGCGGCTGCTCGGCGCGCAACTCCCGCCGGACCGCCCCGGCACCGCCTTCGTACAGCTCAACATGCGCCGTCCCGACCTGGCCGACCTGTTCGAGCTCGACCTGGAGACCGGCCGCCTGACCACCGCCGCGGAGAACCCCGGCGACGTCCTCTCCTGGCTGCGCACCCCGGACCGGCTGCTGGCGTTCACCATGGAGGAGGGAGGCGACCACGTGCTGTCGGAGCACACCGAGGGCGCACGGCGCGCGATCGCGCGGTTCCCCGGCACCGACGCCCTCTTCGGCATCCTCCCGGCTGTGCTCACCCCGGACGGGAACGGACTGTGGATCGGTTCGTCGCGGGGTTCCGACCGCACCCGCCTGGTCCGGCTCGACCTGGAGACCGGCGAGCAGGCCGGCGTGGACAGCCACCCCGTGTTCGACCTGGACACCCCGCGCCCCGAGGCCGACCCGCGTTTCCCGTCCTCGCTGATCCTGCACCCGGGAACCGGGGACCTGCTCGGCGCCCGCTATCTCGGCACCCGTCAGGAGATCCACGCGCTCGACCCGCGCTTCGCCGAGGTCCTGCCGCGGCTGGCCGAGCTGTCCGACGGCGACCTGGCCCACGTCTCCTGCGACACCGCGGCGCGGCGCTGGGTGGTGGACTTCACCCACGACCGCGACCCCGGCGTCACCTGGTTCTACGACCACGCCACGGGACGGGCGCGCCGCCTCTTCCGGCCCTTCCCCCACCTGGACCCGGCCGAGTTGGCCCCGGTCACCCCGGTCACCGTCAGCGCCCGCGACGGCCTGACCCTGCCCTGCCACCTCACCCTGCCGGTCGGGGTCGAACCGCGCGACCTGCCGACCGTGCTGCTGGTGCACGGCGGACCGTGGTACCGCGACAGCTGGTGCTACGACCCGGAGGTGCAACTCCTGGCCAACCGCGGTTACGCGGTGCTGCAGGTCGACTTCCGCGGCTCCACCGGCTACGGCAAGGCCCACACACAGGCCGCGATCGGCCAGTTCGCCGGGCGCATGCACGACGACCTGATCGACGCCCTCGACTGGGCGGTCGAACAGGGCTACACCGACCCGGACCGGGTGGCGGTCTACGGCTGCTCCTACGGCGGTTACGCGGCGCTGGTCGGAGCGGCGTTCACCCCGGACAGGTTCGCCGCCGCGGTCAGCTACACCGGAATGTCCGACCTGGTCGACCTCGTCGAGTCGGTCGTCCCGTTCGCCCGCCGTACCGTCGAGAACAGCTACCTGCGCTACATCGGCGACCCGGACGACCCCCGCCAGAGGGCCGACATGCTCGCCCGCTCGCCCATCAGCCGGGTCGACGACATCACCGCGCCGGTTCTGCTGATCCACGGCGCCAACGACGTCCGCGTCCACCGGCGCAACTCCGACCGGGTCTTCGACGCGCTCCGCTCCCGCGGCGCCGAGGTCGAGTACCTGCTGAACGAGACCGAGGGCCACTGGTTCACCAACCCGGACAGCAACATCGAGTTGTACGGGAGGCTGGAGCGCTTCCTGGCCCGCCACCTGGGCGGGCGGTCCGCGACCGGGTCCTGA
- a CDS encoding MerR family transcriptional regulator, whose amino-acid sequence MLSSELAELAGVTVRTLRHYHQIGLLPEPPRSAGGYRRYDVGHLVRLLRITRMTALGVPLSELPALLDDPAAAEELLDELDRRAAAEVERLLARRASIAALRRSGAPPDLPPELSELRSAPDPDMPEDMARYEHEQLVLVGHLLGGDGPAGLAALLGEVDDGTAALAPLTERFYALGPDTPEEEVAALTDDLVARLEPVVARLAGLFPSDARASTLMDELNGRTLRPVQHRVLRRVQRRLALSDGV is encoded by the coding sequence ATGCTCAGCAGCGAGCTCGCCGAACTGGCGGGCGTCACCGTACGCACGTTGCGCCACTACCACCAGATCGGGCTGCTGCCCGAGCCGCCCCGCTCGGCCGGGGGCTACCGGCGCTACGACGTGGGCCACCTCGTCCGGCTCCTGCGCATCACGAGGATGACCGCCCTCGGTGTACCGCTGTCCGAGCTGCCCGCGCTACTGGACGATCCGGCGGCCGCGGAGGAACTGCTCGACGAGCTCGACCGCCGGGCCGCCGCCGAGGTCGAACGGCTCCTCGCCCGCCGCGCCAGCATCGCCGCGCTGCGCCGCAGCGGCGCCCCGCCCGACCTGCCGCCTGAGCTCTCGGAGCTGCGTTCCGCCCCCGACCCGGACATGCCCGAGGACATGGCCCGCTACGAGCACGAACAGCTCGTCCTGGTCGGACATCTGCTCGGCGGGGACGGCCCGGCGGGACTCGCCGCCCTGCTCGGCGAGGTGGACGACGGCACGGCCGCGCTCGCACCGCTGACGGAACGCTTCTACGCCCTGGGTCCCGACACCCCGGAGGAGGAGGTGGCGGCACTGACCGACGATCTGGTCGCGCGCCTCGAACCGGTGGTGGCGCGCCTGGCCGGCCTGTTCCCGTCCGACGCGCGGGCCTCGACCCTGATGGACGAACTGAACGGACGGACCCTGCGACCCGTGCAGCACCGCGTCCTGCGCCGGGTCCAGCGGCGGCTGGCCCTGTCGGACGGGGTCTGA
- a CDS encoding (4Fe-4S)-binding protein → MSGGHGKKAYEGESITVTFEAERCQHAAVCVNGLPEVFDTRRRPWIQPDGAAADRLAEVIRRCPSGALQYRLADGAR, encoded by the coding sequence GTGAGCGGCGGACACGGCAAGAAGGCGTACGAGGGTGAGTCGATCACGGTCACCTTCGAGGCGGAGCGCTGTCAGCACGCCGCCGTGTGCGTCAACGGCCTGCCCGAGGTGTTCGACACCCGGCGGCGCCCGTGGATCCAGCCGGACGGCGCCGCCGCCGACCGCCTGGCCGAGGTGATCCGGCGCTGCCCCTCCGGCGCGCTGCAGTACCGGCTCGCGGACGGCGCGAGGTAG